TACAATATTCCAACGCAGCTCGTATTCTTTTTTCATGGGTATCTTGAAGCCTTTGTTTTTCAGCCAAACCAAAAACTTCATCTTCATTGTGTTGTATTCGGAAAACTTCTGTTATCGTATTTCCGTTCTTCTCAAAGAACCATAGTTCCACATGGGCCCTGGCCACTTTGACGATACCTTTGTTCATGCGCCTGTGCGACTCCTGCACGTTTAATGCTTTTATTTTTATGTGGATTGGCTTGCCAACAGGCAATAATGAGGCTTCATAAAAATTTTTGACAGCCTGAGCAGCGCCTTTGTTCAAGTGCAGTGTTACTTTATTCCCGTTTGCCTTTTTAAACAATCCCAAGGGCTGTTCTTCTCGTTCGTCAGTTACTTCTTCTATGTAAATTGTACTCGTTTCTGGTTCAAAAGGAACGGTTTTCAAATGAACAATTTCCTGCGCCTGTGATTTAAAAAGTACTATGAAGGATATGAGTAGTACAACTATTGGTCTCATATGAAGTATTTAGTTGCATGAAACATAATGTGCCTCCCAAATTCTATATTCATCGGTATCATAACTAAAGACGAAGGATTTTTTTGAAAGAAAGTACACGTACAACTTTTCGGTATTTCCATCCTCTTCCTTTAATTCGATGTAATTTCCATTGGTATTGAACATCCAAGTTCCTGAACTGGGTTCACCTTCAGATTTGAGGCTGTAGGTCATATCTTTATTGAAGGTAAAGTAATCCCCGATTTCCTTTTTTGATGGTTTATAGTATGCTTCCGCATCTGAATATTTGTCCAAGTACCAGATACTGTAGAGGTTTTCCTTCTCAAATTTCTGCGCATGAATACTACTTACAGTGGACAGCAGTAGTAGTAACGGACAAAGTTTTTTCATTCTATTTTTAACTATAGTTTTCTAAAATTTTTTGCACACATTGCTGGGCCGACTCTATTGCATTATGGACATTTCCCCAATCGTTTCCATCGGTATAGCAATCTCCTGCAAAAAATAGTTTTTCATCAACAGATTCCTTTACTGTAGCAACGGTTTTGGGATTCGCATGATCGTTTATGTATGCTCCTCCTGCATAAGGTTCCTTAGACCAATCTTGTTTGATATGTTTAACATAATTTGATGTTGCCTTACCATCAAAAATCTTGTCCAACTTGTTTAACATGTAGTTTTTTAACTCTAAATCGGTTAGTTGGCTGTATTTCTTGGCCGGTTTCCCAACAGAAAACAAACCAAGGATATTTTTGTTTGTTTTTTGACCGTAAGAAGCATCATAGTAGGATAACTGCCCATCTGTTTTTGGATGAATTAAAACGTCTACAAAGGCAGGATAAAACTTTTCCTTAAACTCTATAAAGGCTTTAAAACCGTCCCAAACTACCAAATTGTTGATGGCATTCAATTTCTTTTTTGGTAACTGTGGCCGAAATTGGATTTTTTTATTTTGTAGTAGTGGTAAGGGTGTTGTTATGATTACCCTATCAGCTTTAAATTCAGAGCTTTTTGTTTTTATGCCAATTGGTGAATCTGAATAGTCTATTGAAGTAACCGGTGTTTCGTACCGTATATGCTCTGCCAAAGTAGGAGTAATGTATTTCTCAAAAATATCGAGCCAAGAGCTTTTTAGAAATTTTCTGTAGTTGAGTGTGCCCAAGTCACCAAAAATCAGTTTGTTGTTGTACCAAACCCCATAGGTTTCATTCTGGGTATATCCGATGGTATTGATTTTTGAAGAAACCGTTTTGTTTCCAACCAGTTGGTCCATATATCCTGTATTTGCTACTGTCCATTCGGCACCGAGCGGAATAGGAAAATCTGCAAAATCATTGTTTGTTTTCATTCTTCCACCATGAACCTTTCTGGCTTCGAGTATGGTAAAATCAATTCCTTGCTTTTTCAATAAATATCCTGCGGATAAACCAGCAGCTCCCGCGCCTACGATAACTACATTTCCCGAAAAACTGGTTTTTTTTTGATTGTTTTGTAATGCTAAAGTATCAAGAAGTGGAGTGCCAAGCCCCAACATTCCAAAGATTTTTATAAACCCTTCTCTCGTCATTTTCTCTGTGTTCTATGCTTGTCAACGGCCAGTATGTATAGGCTTTTGAAAAAAAGAACATTAAAGGTAATTCGTAGCGGGATAGGGTATTTGTCAAAAAGTCTTTTTTTTAAGTTTTTGAAAATGAGTTTTGAGATTTGGGGTTGATTTTTACTAGAAGCGCAGAGTAGGAGGAGATTCGGTTTGTATTATCTTGAAAAATTTAAGATTGGTTGATAGAGACTGTTTACCGTTGGACTCAATGATTTGGTTGTACTTGATTTCTTACTTTCGCTAGATTCTCTTTAAAAAGCTCTAGATTGGAATCTTCGTTTTCAATGGCTATTTTCACAGCTTTTTCATAATTTTTTATTGATTCCTGTAGTTTTCCATTTATTGCCAACGCTTCGGCATAACTATCAAAAACATTTGCTGATTTAGGAAATAGGACCGTATTTGACTTAAAAATGGCCTCTGCCGTTGTTGGAATCTTCCGTTGTGTTAAGAAATCATAACCCAGTCTGTTGATTCCTGATTCTGTGATCAAACCATTTTTCACGCAATCGGTTAGGCTTCTCATCAGTGCTTCGCTTTCAGGATTGTTTGGGAGTTCTTCCAAAGCCTTTTCCATATCGTCTAAATATGTTTTATACGAATCTACCAATTTTGCTTTGTACGTAACGGCTGATACTTCTGCTAAATCGAGGGCGATTTTTAAGGCTTTTTTGCTTTTGGTCTCGATGTTGGGTATGACACCTACTTGTTCCCAGCTTGTTTTAGTGACAGAATTAATGGTTTCCCAAGTAGCTATAGACACCATGAGCTCCTTGGAAACTCTAAGGTGGTTTGAGCCATTTCCAGCACCCGCGGTGGTCTCCCCAATGATAGTGGCTCTCTTTAGGTGTTTCATCATATAGGCCAAAGATTCTGCGGCCGAACCTGTGTCTTTGTTCACCAATATGTAGATCGGGATTTCTGGAAGTTTTTTTCCTGGAATGCTATTGGTTGTACTGATGCTTCTTTTTCTATCTAGATGCCTTGCATAGTATTCTTGAAGATAAATAGGCTCTTCATCGAAAAAATAACTCATTAAATAAGCGACTATTTCTTCAAAGCCCCCATCGTTATCACGTATATCGATGATCAGGGCATTTGTATTTTTCAATATAGCCATAGAAAGATCAACCGATTTCTTTATTTCTTGAAAAAATTGCGTTCGTGAGAAATGTTCAATTTTTAGATAACCAATATTGCTCTTGTCGATTTTTGTTTCTACATATCCATAATTGCTGATTTCTCCACGTGTATTCAGTTTGGTGGACAGGGCACTTTCACTTGGGGTTTCCTTAAAATCACTACAAAAAGCGGACATATGTAAATCGTTACTAACTGCACGCATATCTTTTGTTAACCGTTTGGCCAGTTTTTTACAGGACAAACCATTGTAAGCTCCTTTTCTGTGTCTTTCCTTGATATAATCTCCTGTATTTTTGCCAATCTCTTCAGAAATATAATATACTTCTGCTAGTTTGGCAATCGAATCTATAATCTTGGTAACCTTATCTTTATCTATTGTTTTGCCCATTTTATTTTGGGCGGTAGAGGAAAAAGAAATGATAAGAATTAAAAAAAATGCGAATAGTAAATTATTAGACTTCATCTTTAGATTTAAAAATATAGGCCAAAAATAAAAGATGATGATACGGGAAAATAGAATGAAATTTGCCTACGCTAAAAACTTCTAAAATTCTTTGGAAGAAAACCGGTTGCCTTTTTAAAATTTCTTATGAAATGGCTTTGATCCGAAAAGTTACAATCATACGCTATTTCATAAAGTGACTTGTCAAACTCTTTGATGAGTTCAATACTTTTTTCAACTTTTAACATGCGTTTGTACTCACCCAATGTGCAGGAGAAGTATTTTCTGAAATATTTGGAAATTGTTATCGGATGCAGTTGTACAATCCTTGCTATTTCATCCAGTGATAGCTCTTTATCCCAATTATCATGAAGTAATTCCCTTAAGACAACGACCCATTTTGGGGTGTCCTTAAAAGTTTTCATTTCTGGATTTGTTATCAACTCCAATACTAATGACTCTATGGAAGAATGGCTATTCAAGTCATTTGTGAGCATTTCATTTTGTATTTTTAAAATCAAGGCCTTGGCATTGGGCCTTTTTGTAATTGCTTCTTTAATAATTGCTTCTGATAGCTGATGCTTTTTTAAGAATGCCCGTCCTATCTCAATATTGGCACTTTTCGATATCGATTGAGGGGAGATCCAACGGTGTTTTTCTTCGGAATGGTAAAAAAATACACTTCCATTGGGATCTGTATATTTTGTGTTGCGTAAAGTGTCGGCTTTTCCACCTTCAAACACAAAGCTGATGTGAAGGTTTTCATGGTAGTGCCATTCGGAATCGTTTTGTTTATTGGAATATATTGTGTTGGATATAATACTATCATCAATATCCATTCTTTGAACAATTTTTCCTGTGTAACCCCCTGAGTCAAGTATTTTTAATGTTTCACTGATTTCAATAATAGTTTAGTTATTGCCAGGATATGTTTATGGATACTTTGGAAATATTGGGACTTTTCGCTAAAGTAAATCCGCTGTTCGTCGTTTGAGCGCCTAAAGTTAACGAATTACAGCTTCAAATTATAGCCAATGCTATCTCTTGCTTTTTACAAATCCAATTAGAGATTGAGAACAGGGGGATTTTTCAGAAGTTGCCTTTGAACCTATTTACTTTCTATGTAGATTTTATCATAAGGTATCCAATGAAACATGTTATTTTAATTTACTATTTATGCTCTAGTCCATTCTTAAAATACTTCCCGGTTTTTCATGCTAAAAGTAAGTTTTGTCCAATACTTCCAAAGAATTCCATCATCGGCAAACAGTTGGTTTGAACAAGGCTCGTTTTAACATGCTTTATTCATTGTTGACGACTGTTTTAGGCCAAGGTTTTTCTGATACAGTTTATAGAACTCCTATTTAGGA
The nucleotide sequence above comes from Flagellimonas sp. HMM57. Encoded proteins:
- a CDS encoding NAD(P)/FAD-dependent oxidoreductase — translated: MTREGFIKIFGMLGLGTPLLDTLALQNNQKKTSFSGNVVIVGAGAAGLSAGYLLKKQGIDFTILEARKVHGGRMKTNNDFADFPIPLGAEWTVANTGYMDQLVGNKTVSSKINTIGYTQNETYGVWYNNKLIFGDLGTLNYRKFLKSSWLDIFEKYITPTLAEHIRYETPVTSIDYSDSPIGIKTKSSEFKADRVIITTPLPLLQNKKIQFRPQLPKKKLNAINNLVVWDGFKAFIEFKEKFYPAFVDVLIHPKTDGQLSYYDASYGQKTNKNILGLFSVGKPAKKYSQLTDLELKNYMLNKLDKIFDGKATSNYVKHIKQDWSKEPYAGGAYINDHANPKTVATVKESVDEKLFFAGDCYTDGNDWGNVHNAIESAQQCVQKILENYS
- a CDS encoding AraC family transcriptional regulator, with translation MDIDDSIISNTIYSNKQNDSEWHYHENLHISFVFEGGKADTLRNTKYTDPNGSVFFYHSEEKHRWISPQSISKSANIEIGRAFLKKHQLSEAIIKEAITKRPNAKALILKIQNEMLTNDLNSHSSIESLVLELITNPEMKTFKDTPKWVVVLRELLHDNWDKELSLDEIARIVQLHPITISKYFRKYFSCTLGEYKRMLKVEKSIELIKEFDKSLYEIAYDCNFSDQSHFIRNFKKATGFLPKNFRSF
- a CDS encoding S41 family peptidase; translated protein: MKSNNLLFAFFLILIISFSSTAQNKMGKTIDKDKVTKIIDSIAKLAEVYYISEEIGKNTGDYIKERHRKGAYNGLSCKKLAKRLTKDMRAVSNDLHMSAFCSDFKETPSESALSTKLNTRGEISNYGYVETKIDKSNIGYLKIEHFSRTQFFQEIKKSVDLSMAILKNTNALIIDIRDNDGGFEEIVAYLMSYFFDEEPIYLQEYYARHLDRKRSISTTNSIPGKKLPEIPIYILVNKDTGSAAESLAYMMKHLKRATIIGETTAGAGNGSNHLRVSKELMVSIATWETINSVTKTSWEQVGVIPNIETKSKKALKIALDLAEVSAVTYKAKLVDSYKTYLDDMEKALEELPNNPESEALMRSLTDCVKNGLITESGINRLGYDFLTQRKIPTTAEAIFKSNTVLFPKSANVFDSYAEALAINGKLQESIKNYEKAVKIAIENEDSNLELFKENLAKVRNQVQPNH
- a CDS encoding lipocalin family protein, with amino-acid sequence MKKLCPLLLLLSTVSSIHAQKFEKENLYSIWYLDKYSDAEAYYKPSKKEIGDYFTFNKDMTYSLKSEGEPSSGTWMFNTNGNYIELKEEDGNTEKLYVYFLSKKSFVFSYDTDEYRIWEAHYVSCN